In one Silene latifolia isolate original U9 population chromosome 10, ASM4854445v1, whole genome shotgun sequence genomic region, the following are encoded:
- the LOC141605234 gene encoding S-adenosyl-L-methionine-dependent tRNA 4-demethylwyosine synthase, producing the protein MAPSMSSRITLLALLSATTLYCFYKARRLKLAAAVASRDLAVSIRKPKLIYVSETGTSKTLAYRLHKLLASKGVDFDLVDVKDYEPEDLSKETLVVIVASTWEDGKPPPKAKFFDDWIEESANDFRVGSLLLKKCKFAVFGIGSGAYGEHFNTVAKGFAKKLKALGANELVPLWEGDVDVGKLGREIDTWGHKLIGSLEVGVEENGVVACGRLDDESDVEGVYESDDEDEEENGTESDVIDLEDIAGKGPSRNSKSAINGSVVKNDGPREMVTPVIRANLQKQGYKIIGSHSGVKICRWTKAQLRGRGGCYKHSFYGIESHRCMEATPSLACANKCVFCWRHHTNPVGKSWRWKMDDPLEIVNTAIDLHTKMIKQMKGVPGVQEKRLAEGLVPRHCALSLVGEPIMYPEINTLVDELHRRRISTFLVTNAQFPDKIKLLKPITQLYVSVDASTKESLKAVDRPLFGDFWERFLDSLNALKEKQQRTVYRLTLVKGWNAEDVDGYYNLFSVGKPDFIEIKGVTYCGTSATSKLTMENVPWHTDVRAFSEALALKSEGEYEVACEHEHSCCVLLAKVDKFKIDGQWFTWIDYEKFHDLVASGKPFNSSDYMTATPSWAVYGAAEGGFDPDQLRYRKERNHKSSNPSV; encoded by the exons ATGGCTCCATCTATGTCGTCTCGAATAACCCTTCTAGCTCTTCTATCTGCCACCACCTTGTACTGTTTCTATAAAGCCCGTCGCCTCAAGTTAGCTGCTGCTGTTGCTTCTCGGGACTTGGCTGTATCCATCCGAAAGCCCAAACTTATATATGTTTCTGAGACGGGTACTTCTAAAACGCTAGCGTATCGCCTTCACAAGTTGCTTGCATCGAAAGGCGTTGACTTTGATCTCGTTGATGTTAAAGATTATGAGCCGGAGGATTTATCGAAGGAAACACTTGTTGTGATTGTAGCTTCGACGTGGGAGGATGGGAAGCCGCCGCCTAAGGCCAAGTTTTTCGATGATTGGATTGAGGAGAGTGCGAATGATTTTAGAGTAGGGTCGCTTCTGCTCAAAAAGTGCAAATTTGCAGTTTTTGGGATAGGTAGTGGGGCTTATGGGGAGCATTTCAATACGGTGGCAAAAGGGTTTGCGAAGAAATTGAAGGCGTTGGGAGCAAATGAGTTAGTACCTTTGTGGGAAGGAGATGTTGATGTAGGTAAATTAGGTAGAGAAATCGATACTTGGGGGCACAAATTGATTGGATCTTTGGAAGTTGGAGTTGAAGAGAACGGAGTTGTTGCGTGTGGTAGGCTAGATGACGAGAGTGATGTAGAGGGTGTTTATGAgtctgatgatgaagatgaggaagaaaatgGGACCGAATCAGATGTTATTGATCTTGAGGACATAGCTGGCAAAGGGCCGTCAAGGAATTCAAAAAGTGCCATCAACGGTAGCGTTGTGAAGAATGATGGCCCGAGGGAGATGGTCACTCCTGTGATTAGAGCAAATTTGCAGAAGCAG GGTTACAAGATAATTGGTTCTCATAGTGGTGTTAAAATCTGTCGATGGACCAAGGCGCAACTTAGAGGTCGTGGAGGTTGCTACAAGCACTCATTCTATGGAATTGAGAGTCACAG GTGCATGGAGGCCACACCAAGCTTAGCATGTGCTAACAAATGCGTATTTTGTTGGAGGCATCATACGAATCCCGTAGGGAAGAGCTGGCGATGGAAAATGGACGATCCTCTTGAGATTGTGAACACTGCTATAGATCTGCACACTAAAATGATCAAGCAAATGAAAGGAGTACCAG GTGTACAAGAAAAGCGATTAGCTGAAGGTCTCGTACCCAGGCATTGTGCACTGTCACTTGTGGGAGAACCTATTATGTACCCGGAAATTAATACACTAGTGGATGAGTTACACCGGAGGCGGATTTCTACTTTTCTTGTCACAAATGCCCAATTCCCTGATAAGATTAAATTGCTAAAACCAATCACTCAG TTATATGTTAGCGTCGATGCTTCAACGAAGGAGAGTTTGAAGGCTGTGGATAGACCCCTTTTTGGAGACTTTTGGGAGCGGTTTCTG GATTCCTTGAATGCCCTCAAGGAGAAGCAACAACGAACTGTTTATCGCCTAACTTTAGTTAAAGGCTGGAACGCTGAAGATGTAGATGGTTATTATAATCTCTTTTCTGTCGGCAAGCCCGACTTCATTGAAATCAAAGGCGTTACTTACTGTGGAAC GTCTGCTACGTCAAAGCTGACCATGGAAAACGTCCCCTGGCATACTGATGTAAGAGCTTTTTCAGAGGCGTTGGCTTTGAAGAGTGAAGGCGAGTATGAGGTTGCTTGTGAGCATGAACACTCTTGTTGTGTTCTCTTGGCAAAGGTGGACAAGTTCAAGATCGATGGCCAATGGTTCACCTGGATAGATTATGAGAAGTTCCATGATCTA GTGGCTTCTGGTAAGCCTTTCAATAGCTCAGATTATATGACCGCCACCCCATCTTGGGCAGTGTATGGAGCAGCAGAAGGTGGATTCGACCCTGATCAGTTGAGATACCGGAAAGAACGTAATCACAAGTCAAGTAATCCATCTGTGTAA